In one Sphingobacterium daejeonense genomic region, the following are encoded:
- a CDS encoding twin-arginine translocation signal domain-containing protein — protein sequence MEELKSLNRRSFIKSLAAIGATATLSSIPFTGYSKSKEVKITFLHTNDVHSRIEPYPMDGSRLQGLGGVARRSTLIQKIRSEEKNVFAF from the coding sequence ATGGAAGAGTTAAAATCATTGAATAGAAGAAGCTTTATAAAGAGCTTGGCAGCGATTGGTGCTACGGCTACCCTTAGCTCCATTCCATTTACTGGATATAGCAAATCCAAAGAAGTAAAGATTACTTTTTTGCATACGAATGATGTCCATAGCAGGATCGAGCCCTACCCTATGGATGGTTCTAGACTTCAAGGTTTGGGAGGTGTGGCACGGCGAAGCACATTGATACAGAAAATAAGGTCTGAGGAAAAGAACGTTTTTGCTTTTTGA
- a CDS encoding Gfo/Idh/MocA family protein, whose product MNRRSFIAKTALGAAAITILPRHVLGGNGFLAPSDRINLGYIGVGKQVPTLLNGLMKLPETMVLAAADVDSTKLNKFIGDANKLNAAKSGHQVEGYGNYRDLLARKDIDAVVIASPDHWHAMHVIDAAKAGKDIYCEKPLALTIDEGRAMVNAVRKYKRVLQTGSMQRSQYNFRQAADLIRNGYIGDIKEVNVSVGEPVKECDLPSLPTPAHIDWDFWIGPSLYRGFSPVLCPPIGAPEWAMWRLYHGFGGGYITDWGAHMFDIVQWALGMDHSGPVSFTPPDIPQAKEGLYFTYKNGVNVHHKNWGAGNAIQFLGTEGKIEVSREFLRSDKDNLPKLEIAEKDRKVYYSENHYKDFVDAIKKRSKPICDVEIGHRTATVCNAANIAYQIQKPIKWDPKKEVFDNPFANNLKGRVYRGKWDYLDF is encoded by the coding sequence ATGAATAGACGGAGTTTTATTGCTAAAACCGCATTAGGTGCAGCTGCCATTACCATCTTGCCAAGGCATGTCCTTGGAGGAAATGGGTTTCTGGCTCCAAGTGACAGGATAAACCTGGGTTATATCGGTGTGGGCAAGCAGGTTCCGACTTTATTGAACGGACTGATGAAATTGCCTGAAACAATGGTGCTCGCAGCTGCAGATGTTGACAGTACCAAACTCAACAAATTTATTGGTGATGCCAATAAATTGAATGCTGCCAAATCAGGACATCAAGTGGAGGGATACGGCAATTATCGGGATCTTTTGGCTAGAAAGGATATTGATGCGGTTGTAATTGCTTCGCCTGACCATTGGCATGCCATGCATGTTATCGATGCAGCAAAAGCTGGAAAGGACATTTATTGTGAAAAACCGTTGGCTTTGACGATAGACGAGGGAAGAGCCATGGTCAATGCTGTAAGAAAATACAAAAGAGTATTGCAGACTGGTAGCATGCAGCGTTCGCAATACAATTTCCGACAAGCAGCCGATTTGATTCGCAATGGTTATATAGGAGACATTAAGGAAGTAAATGTATCCGTTGGTGAGCCGGTAAAGGAGTGTGATCTACCTTCATTGCCAACACCTGCACATATTGATTGGGACTTCTGGATAGGACCTTCCTTATATAGGGGATTTAGTCCAGTACTTTGTCCGCCAATCGGAGCACCAGAATGGGCTATGTGGAGATTGTACCATGGTTTTGGTGGCGGTTATATCACAGATTGGGGTGCTCATATGTTTGATATTGTACAATGGGCATTAGGGATGGATCATTCAGGACCAGTGTCTTTTACGCCTCCTGACATACCTCAAGCCAAAGAAGGACTATATTTCACTTATAAGAATGGGGTGAATGTTCACCATAAAAACTGGGGTGCTGGAAATGCAATTCAATTCTTGGGTACCGAAGGTAAGATTGAAGTGTCACGCGAGTTCCTCAGATCTGATAAAGATAATCTTCCGAAACTTGAAATAGCAGAAAAAGACAGAAAAGTATATTACTCCGAGAATCATTATAAGGATTTTGTGGACGCCATCAAAAAACGTTCGAAGCCTATCTGCGATGTAGAAATCGGGCATAGAACAGCAACAGTCTGCAATGCCGCAAATATTGCGTACCAGATTCAGAAACCTATAAAATGGGATCCAAAAAAAGAAGTATTTGATAATCCATTTGCCAACAACCTCAAAGGGAGGGTATACCGTGGAAAATGGGATTATCTCGATTTTTAA
- a CDS encoding bifunctional metallophosphatase/5'-nucleotidase, translated as MLFDAGDMFQGTPYFNVFDGQVELELMSKLGYDAGTFGNHEFDNGLPGLLKHFDKANFPFVTSNYDFTGTIMEGKTKDHLIFERDGVRIGVFGVGVDLNGMVDPRSYQGVKITDPIETAAKYTEKLKKELKCDLIICLSHIGYSYDTNKVSDLLLAKNSRNIDLIIGGHTHTFLEKPTEVKNLDNEITLVNQTGFSGVNLGRIDFILDKKRGTKKSIATTYRIDNSLDKEKMLTA; from the coding sequence TTGCTTTTTGATGCTGGCGACATGTTTCAAGGAACTCCATATTTCAATGTTTTTGATGGGCAGGTTGAACTCGAGCTCATGTCAAAACTAGGCTATGATGCAGGAACATTTGGAAACCATGAATTTGACAATGGATTGCCTGGTTTATTAAAACACTTTGACAAGGCTAATTTTCCATTTGTAACTTCTAACTATGATTTTACAGGTACTATTATGGAAGGCAAGACCAAGGATCACTTGATCTTTGAACGCGATGGTGTCAGAATTGGCGTTTTTGGAGTTGGTGTTGACCTAAATGGAATGGTAGACCCAAGAAGTTATCAAGGCGTAAAAATCACAGACCCTATAGAAACTGCTGCCAAGTATACCGAAAAGCTAAAGAAAGAACTAAAATGTGATTTAATCATCTGTCTTTCTCATATTGGTTATTCATATGACACGAACAAAGTATCAGATCTATTATTGGCGAAAAACTCCAGGAATATCGATCTAATTATTGGTGGGCATACCCACACATTCTTAGAAAAACCTACAGAGGTAAAAAACCTGGACAATGAAATAACACTTGTCAACCAAACTGGATTTTCTGGGGTTAACCTTGGAAGAATCGACTTTATCCTTGACAAAAAAAGAGGGACTAAAAAAAGCATTGCTACGACTTACCGCATTGACAATAGTTTAGATAAGGAAAAAATGCTAACGGCTTAA
- a CDS encoding MDR family MFS transporter encodes MKALLRLYINSYKGLSPAAWLLALVMLINRAGSMVIPFLGIYMSSELGFSKTQIGLVLGCFGLGSVCGSWLGGWLTDKFGNFKVQTWSLIMVIPLFLVLPQFRTFEGLAMMIFILTLVADIFRPANSVSVARYAKPENITRAYSLSRMAVNLGFSIGPALGGFLAKFSYNWIFYGNAIAAACAAIVFIYFFRNRKARTEVGQIKPSDQQTDDKPVRNAYTDGLFIVFNVLCCLFSMAFFQLLSTLPLYYKEVHLLHSDQIGLLLGFSGLVIVLFEMVLVHVVEHRFSVRQIMLWGTAISGMSYLMLTGNFGIAWLFLAMFFLSTGEMLTLPFTATVAISRASRSNQGAYMGFNSLAFAAANIFSPFLGTYTAEHYGYNTLWTAAGLILILCGIGFYWIISKMKTEN; translated from the coding sequence TTGAAAGCACTATTACGACTTTATATTAATTCATATAAGGGATTATCACCTGCCGCTTGGCTATTGGCATTGGTTATGCTGATCAACCGTGCTGGTTCTATGGTAATTCCGTTTTTGGGGATTTATATGTCTTCAGAACTGGGTTTCAGCAAAACTCAGATTGGATTGGTATTGGGTTGTTTTGGTTTGGGATCGGTATGTGGATCATGGCTGGGAGGTTGGCTGACGGATAAATTCGGGAATTTTAAGGTTCAAACATGGAGTTTGATCATGGTTATTCCCTTATTTTTGGTTCTCCCACAATTTAGGACTTTTGAGGGATTGGCCATGATGATTTTCATTTTGACGCTTGTGGCGGATATATTCCGTCCTGCCAATTCTGTATCTGTTGCCCGATATGCAAAGCCTGAAAATATTACAAGAGCATATTCGTTAAGTCGGATGGCTGTGAACTTAGGGTTTTCGATTGGTCCTGCTTTGGGAGGTTTCTTGGCGAAATTTTCTTATAACTGGATCTTCTATGGTAACGCAATAGCTGCTGCATGCGCTGCGATAGTCTTTATTTATTTCTTCAGAAACAGGAAAGCCCGGACTGAAGTGGGTCAAATAAAACCTTCAGACCAACAGACTGACGACAAACCGGTAAGGAATGCCTATACAGATGGATTATTTATAGTTTTTAATGTGCTATGTTGTTTATTTTCCATGGCATTTTTCCAGTTGTTGAGCACACTTCCTCTTTATTACAAGGAAGTACATCTATTGCACTCCGATCAAATTGGATTATTATTGGGATTCAGTGGATTGGTTATTGTTTTATTTGAGATGGTGTTGGTTCATGTTGTTGAGCATCGGTTTTCTGTTCGGCAGATTATGCTTTGGGGCACAGCGATATCTGGAATGTCCTATCTGATGCTTACGGGCAACTTTGGCATCGCTTGGCTGTTTCTTGCTATGTTTTTCCTTTCCACGGGCGAGATGCTGACACTTCCCTTTACGGCAACCGTAGCAATCAGCAGAGCAAGCAGAAGCAATCAAGGCGCATATATGGGTTTTAATTCACTGGCATTTGCAGCGGCCAATATTTTCTCACCTTTCTTAGGTACATACACCGCTGAACATTATGGTTATAATACGCTATGGACGGCAGCCGGATTGATTCTAATATTATGCGGTATCGGTTTCTATTGGATTATTTCAAAAATGAAAACAGAAAATTAA
- a CDS encoding type II toxin-antitoxin system VapC family toxin produces the protein MGKTRYLIDSNAIIDYLANKIPPKGMQFMNNVLNNAPRISIISKIEILSFNTSPHYYKILTNFVEELTLIYLSDEVVDKCIELRKNHKTNYRMQ, from the coding sequence ATGGGAAAAACGAGGTACCTTATAGATTCAAATGCTATAATCGATTACCTTGCGAATAAAATACCTCCTAAAGGAATGCAATTCATGAATAATGTTTTGAATAACGCTCCCAGAATTTCAATAATATCAAAAATTGAAATTCTAAGTTTTAACACCTCTCCTCACTACTATAAAATTCTTACAAATTTTGTTGAAGAATTAACCCTAATCTATTTATCAGACGAAGTTGTTGATAAGTGTATTGAACTTCGAAAAAATCACAAAACAAACTACCGGATGCAATAA
- the recR gene encoding recombination mediator RecR yields MNFSSKLLEQAVEEFGKLPGVGKKTALRLVLHLLKQPDAEVSRFTESLDRLKRDIKFCRTCFNISDLEQCEICASIKRDKGLICVVEDTRDVMAIENTNQYSGVYHVLGGLISPMEGIGPADLKIEGLIERVRTGQVQEVILALSATMEGDTTIFYLYRKLKEFNVQISTIARGIAFGGELEYVDEITLGRSIATRVPYERNVG; encoded by the coding sequence ATGAACTTTTCATCAAAACTATTGGAGCAAGCAGTAGAGGAATTCGGTAAACTTCCGGGTGTGGGCAAGAAGACAGCTTTACGATTGGTATTGCATCTTTTGAAACAACCCGATGCGGAGGTCAGCAGGTTTACAGAATCCTTGGATCGGTTAAAGCGTGATATCAAATTTTGCCGTACTTGCTTTAATATTTCAGATTTGGAACAATGTGAAATCTGTGCTTCGATAAAAAGAGATAAAGGGTTGATTTGTGTGGTTGAGGACACCCGAGATGTTATGGCCATCGAAAATACCAATCAGTATAGCGGTGTATATCATGTATTAGGAGGATTGATTTCTCCAATGGAAGGAATTGGGCCAGCGGACCTAAAAATTGAAGGGTTAATAGAACGGGTTCGTACAGGTCAGGTCCAAGAAGTGATTTTGGCCCTAAGCGCCACTATGGAAGGTGATACAACCATCTTTTACCTCTACAGAAAACTGAAAGAATTCAATGTTCAGATCAGTACCATTGCGCGTGGTATTGCCTTTGGGGGTGAATTGGAATATGTTGATGAAATTACTTTAGGTAGATCGATTGCAACTAGAGTTCCTTACGAACGTAATGTGGGTTAA
- a CDS encoding TonB-dependent receptor, with protein sequence MKKSLLFFALVLASYGTIQAQVTTSSMSGVVTQTNGEKTTGATIKAIHTPSGTVYTSSSNETGRFSLAGMRVGGPYRIEVTYVGQEPVVYENVFLQLGRSFELNPVFGDSSNLIDEITVTGVKKGQSLKTGASTSISNRTIQNLPTISRSLTDFTRLTPQADVKGDALSIGGMNNRFNQLTIDGAVSNDVFGLSSAGTNGSSTGVSPISLDAIEEMTVQIAPFDVRAGGFAGGGISAVTRSGTNLVQGSAYYFTRNQNLTGKTPFGLLKDDQERTKLVDFSERQYGVRVGGPIIKDKLFFFVNYERTDNNTPLGFAPGSDGSNFTVEQLQRVADKANQLGYNPGSFMGQEANNKSDKIFTRFDFNINEKHKLTARYSYVNGSATDLGRSQNSITFENGAVLRKSTTQSAVLELNSRFSNVLSNNLVVGYTNVTEPRTTPGNPFPRVFIDLGSSTNISLGAEPFSTVNQLDQQVLTLTDNLTLYKGNHTLTFGTHNEFYKMYNGFIGSAFGNYTFRNSPASDINPATGQPYTAIENFERGKAASFQYNYSNTDDPKQGADFSAMQLGFYVQDEYQMFSNLKLTGGLRVDIPIYLTDPLENQDFNNSIIAQRYDVMTNRMPKATFMWSPRLGFNWDVKSDRSLILRGGVGIFTSRFPFVWSAGAYTQSGALLGGNQLNAGAGAPNIDFIADPNGQPKNPGEVKPSGNISVLDKNLRLPQIARTSLGVDYQLPWGVMGTAEFMYSKNLSSFRFRDLNQKDPIGQLEGADNRLLYAPSKDAKVLPNYTQVVYIDNVNKGYSWSATAQLSKSFNNGFFGSLAYTYTEAKDLFSGSSSQNQSNFFRTATVNGSNNVTLGHNPFSTGSRVIGYVSYSKEYLNHLGTTLSLVYTGQSGARFSYLIAGDPGRYTAGSSSDQYSLMYIPRDASEIKFVQNGDVTPEQQWNAFNEFIEANPYLKNRRGQYAERNGDKAPFSHRFDFRILQDVFTNIGNTKNKIQISLDVMNVGALINKKWGEQYSGGGSFWDNSFRPINFDSFQQNTNIPQYKLGNLNEKHSLFRV encoded by the coding sequence ATGAAGAAATCTTTACTTTTCTTTGCTCTGGTACTTGCAAGTTATGGAACTATCCAAGCGCAGGTAACCACAAGTAGTATGTCCGGAGTAGTAACCCAAACCAATGGTGAAAAAACTACCGGCGCAACAATTAAAGCTATCCACACTCCTTCAGGAACAGTTTACACAAGTTCATCCAATGAAACTGGTCGTTTTAGTTTGGCAGGTATGCGTGTTGGTGGACCTTATCGTATCGAGGTGACTTATGTTGGTCAAGAGCCAGTTGTTTATGAAAATGTTTTTTTACAACTAGGTCGTTCATTTGAATTGAATCCTGTATTTGGTGATAGTTCAAATTTAATTGATGAAATTACAGTTACTGGCGTTAAAAAAGGCCAAAGTTTAAAAACTGGTGCTTCAACTAGTATTTCGAACAGAACAATCCAAAACTTACCAACTATCTCTAGAAGTCTAACTGACTTTACAAGATTAACGCCTCAAGCAGATGTAAAAGGTGATGCATTATCAATTGGTGGTATGAACAACCGTTTCAACCAGTTGACAATCGATGGTGCTGTAAGTAATGACGTATTTGGTCTAAGCAGTGCTGGTACAAATGGTTCGAGTACAGGTGTATCTCCGATTTCATTAGATGCTATTGAAGAAATGACTGTCCAAATTGCTCCTTTTGATGTAAGAGCTGGTGGATTCGCTGGTGGTGGTATATCTGCTGTAACTCGTTCAGGTACTAACCTTGTGCAAGGATCAGCGTATTACTTTACAAGAAATCAAAACTTAACAGGTAAAACTCCTTTCGGACTTCTTAAAGACGATCAAGAAAGAACTAAATTAGTAGATTTCAGTGAACGTCAATATGGTGTTAGAGTAGGTGGTCCAATCATTAAAGATAAGTTGTTCTTCTTTGTAAACTATGAGAGAACAGATAATAATACGCCACTTGGATTTGCTCCAGGATCTGATGGATCAAATTTTACAGTTGAACAATTGCAAAGAGTTGCTGATAAAGCTAATCAATTAGGGTATAATCCTGGTAGTTTTATGGGCCAAGAAGCAAACAATAAATCTGACAAGATCTTTACTAGATTTGACTTCAACATCAACGAAAAGCATAAATTAACTGCGAGATATAGCTATGTTAATGGATCTGCAACTGATTTAGGTCGTTCTCAAAACTCAATTACTTTTGAAAATGGAGCAGTATTAAGAAAAAGTACTACTCAATCGGCAGTCCTTGAGTTAAACAGTAGATTTTCAAATGTGTTATCAAACAACCTAGTTGTTGGTTATACAAATGTTACTGAACCGAGAACTACTCCAGGTAATCCGTTCCCACGTGTATTTATTGATTTGGGATCAAGTACAAATATCAGTTTAGGTGCTGAACCTTTCTCAACTGTTAACCAATTGGATCAACAAGTATTAACACTTACTGATAACTTAACTTTATATAAAGGTAACCATACATTGACTTTTGGTACTCATAATGAGTTCTACAAAATGTACAATGGTTTTATTGGTAGTGCATTTGGTAACTATACTTTCCGTAATTCACCTGCTTCAGATATTAATCCAGCTACTGGTCAACCGTATACAGCGATTGAAAACTTTGAAAGAGGAAAAGCAGCAAGTTTCCAATATAATTACAGTAATACTGATGATCCTAAACAAGGAGCTGATTTCTCAGCAATGCAATTAGGGTTTTATGTTCAGGATGAATATCAAATGTTCAGCAACTTGAAATTAACAGGTGGTCTTCGTGTTGATATTCCTATTTATTTAACTGATCCTCTTGAAAACCAAGATTTCAACAACTCAATCATTGCTCAAAGATATGATGTAATGACAAACAGAATGCCTAAAGCTACCTTTATGTGGTCACCTAGGTTAGGATTTAACTGGGATGTTAAGAGCGACCGTTCACTTATCTTACGTGGTGGTGTTGGTATCTTTACTTCTCGTTTCCCATTCGTTTGGTCTGCAGGTGCATATACTCAAAGTGGTGCTTTATTGGGTGGAAATCAGCTTAATGCTGGTGCTGGTGCTCCAAACATTGATTTTATTGCTGACCCTAATGGTCAACCAAAAAATCCAGGAGAAGTTAAGCCTTCAGGAAATATCTCTGTATTGGACAAAAACTTAAGATTACCGCAAATCGCAAGAACTTCGTTAGGAGTTGATTACCAATTGCCTTGGGGTGTAATGGGTACTGCTGAATTCATGTACTCTAAAAACTTAAGCTCATTCCGCTTTAGAGATCTAAACCAAAAAGATCCTATCGGACAATTAGAAGGTGCTGACAATAGATTATTGTATGCGCCATCGAAAGATGCAAAAGTTCTTCCAAACTATACTCAAGTAGTTTATATTGATAATGTAAACAAAGGATACTCTTGGTCAGCAACTGCTCAATTGTCAAAATCATTTAACAATGGATTCTTCGGTTCATTAGCTTATACTTATACTGAAGCTAAAGATTTATTCTCAGGTTCTTCATCTCAGAATCAATCAAATTTCTTCAGAACGGCAACTGTGAATGGATCAAACAATGTAACTTTAGGACATAACCCATTCAGCACTGGTAGTAGAGTGATTGGATACGTTTCTTATTCTAAAGAATATTTGAACCATTTAGGAACAACTCTATCTTTAGTTTATACAGGACAATCTGGTGCTAGATTCTCTTACCTTATTGCAGGTGACCCAGGAAGATATACAGCAGGTAGTTCAAGTGACCAATATTCATTAATGTATATTCCAAGAGATGCATCTGAAATTAAATTTGTTCAAAATGGAGATGTTACTCCAGAACAACAATGGAATGCATTTAACGAATTTATTGAAGCAAATCCTTACTTGAAAAATAGAAGAGGACAATATGCTGAAAGAAATGGTGACAAAGCACCTTTTTCACATAGATTTGACTTCAGAATTTTACAAGATGTTTTCACAAACATTGGTAACACCAAAAACAAAATTCAAATCTCATTAGATGTTATGAACGTAGGTGCGTTGATCAACAAAAAATGGGGTGAGCAATATAGCGGTGGTGGAAGTTTCTGGGATAACTCATTTAGACCAATTAACTTCGATAGTTTCCAACAAAACACAAATATCCCTCAATACAAATTGGGTAATTTGAATGAAAAACACTCCTTATTTCGTGTCTGA
- a CDS encoding IS4 family transposase, translating into MADVKIALKIVSDLKNFISICLTDPLLLNLFRNSKTHFTRDRKLNFERLVLLIAKMCKRTLSVELEGFFGELGKKISCSVSAFSQQRSKLSPLFFLVWNRVLCESFLRHAPGDTRRWMGYRLIAVDGSNLALVNTPSLQANFGGQSNQNSSFVQAKTFYHYDVLNDLVTHACIAPYRTSELTLASHWIEELPVDSIAIYDRYYSTFKMFALHSWQESERKFVIRAKDSLEFVKRFLKTGKVSQVIELAPTQASISGLRQSGFATDSSTRIRIRLVRVELQSTTEVIATNLWQEEGFENDMFGDLYFRRWGVETNISKLKNTMQMESFSGLTVESVEQDFYATVMMSNLHSILIRDAQVQLDRDTSTKKYPQKVNGNKSFGKLKENLIAIFFKNREREILRELTAYFLKDTLPIRKGRSFPRQLKTSNKKCKHRTYTNYKPA; encoded by the coding sequence ATGGCCGATGTAAAAATAGCACTTAAAATCGTTTCAGACCTAAAAAATTTTATTTCTATCTGTTTAACAGATCCTCTGCTGCTCAATCTTTTCAGGAATTCCAAAACCCATTTCACCCGGGACCGGAAGCTCAATTTCGAGAGATTGGTCTTGCTGATCGCCAAGATGTGCAAGCGGACCCTCTCTGTCGAACTGGAAGGTTTCTTTGGTGAGCTGGGCAAGAAGATCAGTTGCTCGGTGAGTGCCTTTTCCCAGCAGAGGAGCAAGCTGAGCCCCCTTTTCTTCCTGGTCTGGAACCGGGTGCTCTGCGAGAGCTTCCTGCGCCATGCACCGGGGGATACCAGGAGATGGATGGGCTATCGCCTGATCGCAGTTGACGGCTCCAACCTTGCCCTGGTGAACACGCCTTCCCTGCAGGCCAACTTTGGCGGCCAGAGCAACCAGAACTCGAGCTTCGTGCAGGCAAAGACCTTCTATCACTACGATGTGCTGAACGACCTGGTGACCCATGCCTGCATAGCCCCATACCGGACCAGCGAGCTGACCCTGGCCTCCCATTGGATCGAGGAACTGCCCGTGGACTCCATTGCCATCTATGACAGGTACTATTCAACGTTCAAGATGTTCGCGCTCCATAGCTGGCAGGAGAGCGAGCGCAAGTTCGTGATCAGGGCGAAGGATTCGCTAGAGTTTGTCAAGAGGTTCCTGAAGACGGGAAAGGTTTCCCAGGTCATCGAGCTTGCCCCAACCCAGGCCTCCATCAGCGGCCTGCGCCAGAGCGGGTTCGCCACGGACAGCTCAACAAGGATCCGCATACGCTTGGTCAGGGTAGAACTGCAGTCGACCACGGAGGTGATCGCGACCAACCTATGGCAGGAAGAGGGGTTTGAGAACGATATGTTCGGGGACCTGTACTTCAGGCGCTGGGGAGTGGAGACGAACATCTCCAAACTGAAGAATACCATGCAGATGGAATCCTTCAGCGGGCTGACGGTGGAATCCGTCGAGCAGGATTTCTATGCAACGGTGATGATGTCAAACCTGCATTCGATACTGATCAGGGATGCCCAGGTCCAGCTCGACCGCGATACGTCCACGAAAAAGTACCCCCAAAAGGTCAACGGGAACAAATCCTTCGGAAAATTAAAGGAAAACCTGATAGCCATCTTTTTCAAAAACAGGGAAAGGGAAATCCTCAGGGAGCTCACGGCCTATTTCCTCAAGGACACATTGCCCATTCGAAAGGGAAGATCATTCCCAAGGCAGCTTAAGACCTCGAATAAAAAGTGCAAGCACAGGACCTACACAAACTACAAACCGGCATGA
- a CDS encoding 5'-nucleotidase C-terminal domain-containing protein translates to MSTQLSKHSFLLGITLLLVFGSCKTTYYQSAVTNKQMLEINNKVPEDTAIRNYILPYKNQLEDKMNEVLGYAPEALIKNRNLPESQLSNFFADALLAIGRKVDPEVSFSLATKDGIRAGIKQGDVTVGSIFEVMPFENYITILELKGTDVQVLADFIAETNGQPVGNVVTQIKDKKLLSFKIGGQDIDPNKTYKLATYDFIANGGDLVRGIGNPISRVTTSERVREGLIAYVQQLTKEGKKVEAKLDGRVKIIE, encoded by the coding sequence ATGAGTACACAGCTATCGAAGCATAGTTTCCTTTTAGGGATAACTTTGCTTTTGGTCTTCGGCTCCTGCAAGACCACTTATTACCAATCTGCTGTAACGAACAAACAAATGCTGGAAATCAACAATAAGGTTCCAGAAGATACAGCAATCCGTAATTATATTTTGCCATATAAGAATCAACTTGAAGATAAGATGAACGAGGTGTTGGGATATGCTCCTGAAGCTTTGATCAAAAACCGTAATCTTCCAGAATCTCAATTGAGTAATTTCTTCGCAGATGCTCTTTTGGCCATCGGTAGAAAAGTAGACCCTGAGGTTTCTTTTTCCTTGGCAACCAAAGATGGGATCCGTGCAGGAATAAAACAGGGTGATGTGACAGTGGGATCGATTTTCGAAGTAATGCCATTCGAAAATTATATCACTATTCTTGAACTAAAGGGCACAGACGTGCAGGTATTGGCAGATTTTATTGCTGAGACCAATGGTCAGCCTGTGGGAAATGTTGTGACGCAAATAAAAGACAAGAAATTGCTGAGTTTCAAGATTGGAGGTCAAGATATTGACCCCAATAAAACATATAAACTGGCTACATATGACTTCATCGCCAACGGCGGCGATTTGGTAAGAGGAATTGGCAATCCTATAAGTCGGGTTACGACTTCTGAACGTGTTCGTGAAGGTCTGATAGCATATGTACAGCAATTAACAAAAGAAGGTAAAAAAGTAGAAGCAAAATTAGATGGAAGAGTTAAAATCATTGAATAG